One genomic segment of Ricinus communis isolate WT05 ecotype wild-type chromosome 3, ASM1957865v1, whole genome shotgun sequence includes these proteins:
- the LOC8265929 gene encoding DNA-directed RNA polymerase 3, chloroplastic, translating into MSHRAQFQYQNWPTKPPKITKTQKNHKNLHFLSVPTSHSLFTNSLSSSSFPLITKFPRNLLPFHPLHDAVEEHLLEDLVENAIGNHQKLETLIKLDLPTNHNHQVLPEESSRRVFIQDPPWISALFLKGLYKIPNKEVKLEFKDIEKRKYNLLRRRQIREETEAWERMVEEYKALVKEMCERKLAPNLPYVKGLFLGWFEPLKEGIKSEQNLQRSKKNKAAFAPHIELLPADKMAVIVMHKMVGLLMVGHEDGCVPLVQAAVQIGMAIEQEVRIHNFLEKTKNYQRKKTISGAQESLGKEKEILRKRVNSLIRRKKLIEVQKLVKNEEMKPWGRDTQAKLGSRLIELLTETAFVQPPVNQSADVPPDVRPAFRHRFRIVKNNPGQKIVKKYGVIECNPLVLKGLDGSAKHMLIPYFPMLVPPKKWKGYNKGGHFFLPSYIMRTHGSRKQQDALKNVPRNHMQKVFEALDTLGNTKWRVNRRVLDVVESIWARGGNIAGLVDRKDIPIPEKPLSEDLIELQKWRWSARKAKKTNRERHSQRCDTELKLSVARKLKDEEGFYYPHNLDFRGRAYPMHPHLTHLSSDLCRGILEFAEGRPLGKSGLRWLKIHLANLYSGGVEKLSHDGRLAFVEDHLADIFDSAENPVNGNHWWLTAEDPFQCLAACINLSEALKSSSPHTVISHLPIHQDGSCNGLQHYAALGRNSPEAAAVNLVAGEKPADVYTEIAARVHELIERDSNKDPATNPNALLAKLLIDQVDRKLVKQTVMTSVYGVTYVGAREQIKRRLEEKGQITDDRLLFSASCYTAKVTLTALGELFQAARDIMGWLGDCAKVIASEDQPVQWTTPLGLPVVQPYYKSERHLIRTSLQVLALQREGSSVEVRKQRTAFPPNFVHSLDGSHMMMTAVACRDADLRFAGVHDSFWTHACDVDLMNRILREKFVELYSMSILENLLEDFQTSYPTLNFPPLPERGNFDLEEVLRSPYFFN; encoded by the exons ATGAGCCACAGAGCTCAATTCCAGTACCAAAATTGGCCTACAAAACCTCCAAAAATCactaaaactcaaaaaaatcataaaaatctcCACTTTCTCTCTGTGCCAACTTCTCACTCTCTCTTCACCAATTCActatcttcctcttctttccCTCTAATCACCAAATTCCCTAGAAATTTACTTCCTTTTCACCCCTTACACGATGCTGTTGAAGAACATCTTCTTGAAGACCTAGTAGAAAACGCAATTGGAAACCACCAAAAGCTTGAAACTTtgattaaattagatttaCCCACTAACCATAATCATCAAGTTTTGCCCGAAGAATCATCTAGAAGAGTTTTTATCCAAGACCCACCTTGGATTTCAGCTCTTTTTTTAAAGGGTCTTTATAAAATACCTAATAAAGAAGTGAAACTGGAGTTTAAAGATATTGAGAAAAGgaagtataatttattaaggAGGAGGCAAATTAGAGAAGAAACTGAAGCATGGGAGAGAATGGTGGAGGAATATAAGGCTTTAGTGAAGGAAATGTGTGAGAGGAAATTGGCTCCAAATTTGCCGTATGTAAAGGGATTGTTTCTAGGATGGTTTGAGCCATTGAAAGAAGGTATAAAATCGGAGCAGAATTTGCAGAGATCAAAGAAGAATAAGGCAGCATTCGCTCCCCATATTGAGTTGTTGCCAGCTGATAAAATGGCTGTGATTGTTATGCACAAGATGGTTGGACTGTTGATGGTTGGCCATGAAGATGGGTGTGTGCCTTTAGTCCAGGCTGCAGTTCAAATTGGCATGGCTATAGAGCAGGAG GTTAGGATTCATAATTTCTTGGAAAAAACCAAGAATTATCAGAGGAAGAAGACAATATCTGGTGCACAAGAGTCTCTGGGTAAGGAGAAGGAGATACTCAGAAAACGTGTTAATAGCTTGATTAGAAGGAAAAAGCTCATTGAGGTGCAGAAGCTAgtgaaaaatgaagaaatgaaaCCTTGGGGTCGAGATACACAGGCTAAG CTGGGAAGTCGCCTGATAGAATTGTTAACTGAAACAGCTTTTGTACAACCTCCAGTTAACCAGTCAGCAGATGTTCCACCAGATGTTCGACCAGCATTTAGACACAGATTTAgaattgtaaaaaataatccAGG GCAGAAAATCGTGAAGAAGTACGGAGTTATAGAATGTAATCCCCTCGTCCTTAAGGGGCTTGATGGATCT GCTAAGCATATGTTGATTCCTTACTTTCCCATGCTGGTACCTCCGAAAAAATGGAAAGG GTACAACAAGGGTGGGCACTTCTTCTTGCCTTCGTATATTATGCGTACTCATGGATCTAGGAAGCAACAAGATGCACTTAAGAATGTTCCAAGGAATCATATGCAGAAAGTATTTGAG GCCTTGGATACACTTGGAAACACTAAATGGAGGGTGAACAGAAGAGTCCTTGATGTGGTGGAGAGCATATGGGCAAGGGGTGGCAACATTGCAGGCTTGGTTGACCGTAAAGAT ATTCCGATACCAGAGAAACCACTCTCTGAGGATTTAATAGAACTTCAGAAGTGGAGATGGAGTGCAAGGAAGGCAAAGAAGACAAACCGTGAGCGGCATTCTCAACGATGTGACACTGAACTTAAGCTTTCT GTGGCTCGAAAACTGAAAGATGAGGAAGGCTTTTATTATCCTCACAATCTTGATTTTCGCGGACGTGCATACCCAATGCATCCACATTTGACTCATCTAAGTTCTGATCTTTGTCGAGGAATTCTTGAATTTGCAGAAGGACGACCATTAGGAAAGTCTGGGTTACGTTGGCTGAAGATACATTTGGCAAACCTGTATTCAGGAGGGGTTGAAAAACTGTCTCATGATGGGCGCCTTGCATTTGTGGAAGATCATTTGGCTGACATATTTGATTCAGCAGAAAACCCTGTCAATGGCAACCACTGGTGGTTAACAGCAGAGGATCCCTTCCAGTGTTTAGCTGCTTGTATTAATCTTTCAGAAGCCTTAAAGAGCTCATCACCACATACTGTCATCTCCCACTTGCCAATCCATCAG GATGGTTCATGCAATGGCTTACAGCATTATGCAGCCTTGGGAAGAAACAGT CCGGAAGCAGCAGCAGTTAACTTAGTTGCTGGAGAGAAGCCTGCTGATGTTTATACGGAAATTGCTGCCAg GGTCCATGAATTAATAGAAAGAGACAGCAACAAGGACCCTGCTACAAATCCAAATGCTTTATTAGCCAAGCTCTTAATTGATCAG GTGGATCGGAAACTGGTCAAACAAACAGTGATGACTTCAGTATATGGTGTCACTTATGTTGGGGCACgtgaacaaataaaaagaagattaGAGGAGAAGGGCCAAATCACAGACGACAGACTGCTGTTCAGTGCATCATGTTATACTGCTAAA GTAACATTGACTGCCCTGGGAGAGTTATTCCAAGCTGCACGTGACATAATGGGTTGGCTAGGTGATTGTGCAAAG GTTATTGCTTCAGAAGATCAACCCGTACAGTGGACAACGCCTTTAGGTCTTCCTGTTGTGCAACCCTACTATAAGAGCGAAAGACATCTT ATAAGAACTTCCCTTCAGGTTTTGGCCCTGCAGCGGGAGGGTAGCTCG GTAGAGGTTAGAAAACAGAGAACTGCATTCCCTCCAAATTTTGTGCACTCCCTTGATGGTTCACACATGATGATGACTGCTGTGGCATGCCGGGATGCTGATTTGCGATTTGCAG GTGTGCATGACTCCTTCTGGACACATGCCTGTGATGTGGATTTGATGAATCGAATTCTTAGGGAAAAATTTGTGGAGCTTTATAGCATGTCAATACTTGAAAAT TTGCTTGAGGACTTCCAGACATCATATCCAACACTGAACTTTCCTCCTCTTCCAGAGAGAGGCAACTTTGACTTGGAAGAAGTTCTCAGATCTCCGTACTTTTTCAACTGA
- the LOC8265930 gene encoding putative leucine-rich repeat receptor-like serine/threonine-protein kinase At2g24130 gives MGSCKFSMFSFLCLLVICLLVVSAKENSEKISLLAFKTGIVSDPQGALESWKSSGIHVCNWTGVKCSNVSHHVVKLDLSGLSLRGRISPALANLSSLAILDLSRNLFEGYIPAELGNLFQLQEISLSWNHLEGKIPFELGFLGKLVYLDLASNKLTGDIPAPLFCNGTSSSLEYIDLSNNSLTGSIPLKNECELKDLRFLLLWSNKLVGQIPRALSNSKKLQWLDLESNMLSGELPSEIVNKMPELQFLYLSYNDFVSHEGNTNLEPFLSSLVNSSNFQELELAGNNLGGKIPPIIGDLSHLVQIHLDENLLFGSIPPQISNLVNLTLLNLSSNLLNGSIPPELCRMGKLERVYLSNNSLSGEIPAALGDTPHLGLLDLSKNKLSGSIPDTFANLSQLRRLLLYDNQLSGTIPPSLGKCINLEILDLSHNQISGLIPSPVAALRSLKLYLNLSSNHLQGPLPLELSKMDMVLAIDLSSNNLSSTIPPQLGSCIALEYLNLSGNILDGPLPDSIGKLPYLKQLDVSLNQLHGKIPESLQASPTLKHLNFSFNNFSGNVSKTGAFSSLTMDSFLGNDGLCGTINGMKRCRKKHAYHSFILPALLSLFATPFLCVFFVLRYKYRKQLAIFNQGNMEDEEKETKELKYPRISYQQLVDATGGFSASSLIGSGRFGHVYKGVLQDNTRIAVKVLDSKTAGAISGSFKRECQVLKRARHRNLIRIITICSKPDFKALVLPLMSNGSLERYLYPSHGLNSGLDLVQLVSICSDVAEGVAYLHHYSPVRVVHCDLKPSNIVLDDDMTALVTDFGIARLIKGIDYENNNSNNTPANDSVSFSSTDCLVCGSLGYIAPEYGMGKRASTQGDVYSFGVLLLEIIAGKRPTDLLFHEGSSLHEWVKSHYPHKLENIVKQAILRCAPSAMPSYCNKIWGDVILELIELGLMCTQNNPSTRPSMLDVAQEMGRLKQFLSNPPSLLTEEAFS, from the exons atggGTTCTTGTAAATTTTCCATGTTTAGTTTTCTTTGCTTATTGGTCATTTGCTTGTTGGTTGTCTCTGCCAAAGAAAATTCTGAGAAGATTTCTTTGCTTGCTTTCAAGACAGGAATCGTATCAGACCCTCAAGGTGCTCTTGAGAGCTGGAAATCTTCAGGTATTCATGTCTGCAACTGGACAGGAGTTAAGTGCAGCAATGTAAGCCACCACGTAGTAAAGCTTGACCTTAGTGGACTGTCACTTAGAGGCAGGATTTCTCCTGCTCTTGCCAATCTTTCTTCTCTGGCAATTCTTGATTTGTCAAGGAACTTGTTTGAAGGTTATATTCCAGCAGAGTTAGGAAATCTTTTCCAACTTCAGGAAATCAGTTTGTCATGGAATCATCTTGAAGGAAAGATCCCATTTGAGTTGGGTTTTCTTGGCAAATTAGTATACCTTGATTTGGCAAGTAATAAGCTTACTGGTGATATTCCTGCGCCACTTTTTTGTAATGGGACCTCCTCTTCTTTAGAGTATATAGATCTTTCCAACAATTCTTTAACTGGTTCAATCCCTTTAAAGAATGAATGTGAGCTTAAAGATTTGAGATTTCTTTTGCTTTGGTCAAATAAATTAGTGGGTCAGATTCCTCGAGCTCTTTCGAACTCTAAAAAACTTCAATGGCTTGACTTGGAATCAAATATGCTAAGTGGGGAATTGCCATCAGAGATTGTCAATAAAATGCCAGAATTGCAGTTCCTTTATTTGTCTTATAATGACTTTGTTAGTCATGAAGGTAACACCAACCTTGAACCTTTTTTGTCTTCTTTAGTTAACTCCTCTAACTTTCAAGAACTTGAATTAGCAGGAAATAACCTTGGTGGAAAGATACCTCCTATTATTGGTGATCTTTCTCACCTTGTACAAATTCATCTTGATGAGAATCTTCTTTTTGGCTCTATACCTCCTCAGATTTCAAATTTAGTTAATCTCACCCTCCTAAACTTGTCTAGCAACCTTTTAAATGGTTCTATCCCACCAGAACTATGTCGTATGGGAAAGCTGGAGAGAGTTTATTTGTCAAATAATTCACTCTCTGGTGAAATTCCTGCAGCTCTTGGTGACACACCCCATCTTGGTCTTCTTGATTTATCCAAAAACAAGCTTTCTGGTTCAATTCCAGATACTTTTGCTAATCTTTCCCAGTTGCGAAGACTCTTGCTCTATGATAATCAGCTTTCAGGAACCATACCACCAAGCCTTGGAAAATGCATCAATTTGGAGATCCTAGACCTTTCTCACAATCAAATTTCTGGCCTAATTCCTAGTCCAGTTGCAGCATTGAGGAGCTTGAAGTTGTACTTGAATTTGTCTAGCAATCACTTGCAAGGACCTCTGCCATTGGAGCTAAGTAAAATGGACATGGTTCTAGCAATTGATTTATCTTCAAACAATCTTTCTAGCACCATTCCACCGCAACTTGGAAGTTGCATTGCCTTAGAGTACCTCAACCTTTCAGGAAATATCTTGGATGGTCCTCTTCCTGATTCAATTGGGAAGTTGCCTTATCTTAAGCAACTTGATGTGTCTTTAAATCAGTTGCATGGCAAAATACCAGAATCACTGCAGGCATCGCCAACCCTCAAGCATCTGAATTTCTCTTTCAACAACTTCTCTGGGAATGTATCAAAAACTGGCGCATTTTCATCGTTGACGATGGACTCATTCCTAGGAAATGACGGTCTTTGTGGCACAATAAATGGCATGAAAAGATGTCGGAAGAAGCATGCTTATCATTCCTTCATTTTGCCTGCACTCCTGTCGCTATTTGCCACTCCCTTCTTGTGTGTGTTCTTCGTACTCAGGTACAAATACAGGAAGCAGTTGGCAATATTCAATCAAGGAAACATGGAGGATGAggagaaagaaacaaaagaactGAAGTACCCAAGAATTTCATACCAGCAACTCGTTGATGCGACCGGTGGGTTTAGTGCTTCAAGCCTGATCGGTTCCGGCCGATTCGGTCATGTCTACAAGGGAGTCCTTCAGGACAATACAAGAATAGCAGTGAAGGTATTGGATTCAAAGACAGCTGGTGCAATTTCAGGAAGCTTCAAAAGAGAATGCCAAGTCCTAAAAAGGGCTAGGCATAGAAACTTGATAAGAATCATAACAATATGCAGCAAGCCAGACTTTAAGGCTCTTGTCCTTCCTCTAATGTCAAATGGGAGCTTGGAAAGGTACCTATACCCAAGCCACGGATTAAATTCTGGCTTGGATTTGGTTCAGTTGGTAAGCATATGTAGTGATGTAGCTGAGGGAGTGGCCTATCTGCACCACTATTCTCCTGTTAGAGTTGTCCACTGCGACCTTAAGCCTAGCAACATTGTTCTTGATGATGACATGACTGCTTTGGTAACTGATTTCGGAATTGCAAGACTAATTAAAGGCATTGATTATgagaataataatagtaataatactCCAGCAAATGATTCAGTGTCCTTTAGCTCAACAGATTGCCTGGTGTGCGGATCACTTGGCTACATAGCTCCTG AATATGGGATGGGAAAGCGAGCTTCGACACAGGGAGACGTGTACAGCTTTGGAGTACTTCTGCTGGAAATCATAGCAGGAAAACGCCCGACAGATCTCCTTTTCCATGAAGGCTCAAGCTTGCATGAATGGGTAAAGAGTCATTACCCTCATAAGCTAGAGAACATTGTCAAACAAGCAATTCTTAGGTGTGCTCCTTCTGCCATGCCATCTTACTGTAACAAAATATGGGGTGATGTTATTCTTGAACTGATTGAGCTTGGTCTTATGTGCACCCAAAACAATCCTTCAACAAGACCAAGCATGTTAGATGTAGCCCAAGAAATGGGTAGGCTAAAGCAATTTCTTTCTAACCCTCCATCTCTGCTCACTGAAGAAGCATTCTCCTAA